In Malus sylvestris chromosome 15, drMalSylv7.2, whole genome shotgun sequence, a single genomic region encodes these proteins:
- the LOC126603590 gene encoding GDP-mannose 4,6 dehydratase 1, producing MASETDTARSGSLTPNGSAPDSPEHRKVALITGITGQDGSYLTEFLLDKGYDVHGLIRRSSNFNTQRINHIYIDPHNAHKARMKLHYADLTDSSSLRRWLDIIAPNEVYNLAAQSHVAVSFEIPDYTADVVATGALRLLEAVRSHIAATGRTDIKYYQAGSSEMFGATPPPQSETTPFHPRSPYAVSKCAAHWYTVNYREAYGLFACNGILFNHESPRRGENFVTRKITRAVGRIKEGLQSKLFLGNLQASRDWGFAGDYVEAMWMMLQQEKPDDYVVATEESHTVEEFLEGSFGYVGLNWRDHVVIDKRYLRPSEVDNLKGDASKAKKVLGWKPKVGFQQLVKMMVDEDVELAKREKVLVDAGYMDAQQQP from the coding sequence ATGGCATCCGAAACCGACACCGCCAGATCCGGATCCTTAACCCCCAACGGCTCCGCCCCTGATTCGCCGGAGCACCGCAAGGTCGCTCTAATCACCGGCATCACCGGCCAGGACGGCTCCTACCTCACCGAATTCCTCCTCGACAAAGGCTACGACGTCCACGGCCTGATCCGACGGTCCTCCAACTTCAACACCCAGCGCATCAACCACATCTACATCGACCCCCACAACGCCCACAAGGCCCGCATGAAGCTCCACTACGCCGACCTCACCGACTCCTCCTCCCTCCGCCGCTGGCTCGACATAATCGCCCCCAACGAGGTCTACAACCTCGCCGCCCAATCGCACGTCGCCGTCTCGTTTGAGATCCCCGATTACACCGCCGACGTCGTTGCCACCGGCGCCCTCCGCCTCCTCGAGGCTGTCCGCTCCCACATCGCCGCCACCGGCCGCACCGACATTAAGTACTACCAAGCCGGGTCGTCCGAGATGTTCGGGGCCACCCCGCCTCCTCAGTCCGAAACGACGCCGTTCCACCCCCGATCCCCCTACGCAGTTTCGAAATGCGCGGCGCATTGGTACACCGTGAACTACCGCGAGGCATACGGGCTGTTCGCGTGCAACGGGATTCTGTTCAACCACGAGTCGCCGCGGCGGGGGGAGAATTTCGTGACCCGGAAGATCACCCGGGCCGTGGGTCGGATCAAGGAGGGATTGCAGAGCAAGCTGTTTTTGGGGAATCTGCAGGCGTCGAGGGACTGGGGTTTTGCCGGCGACTACGTGGAGGCGATGTGGATGATGCTGCAGCAGGAGAAGCCGGACGACTACGTGGTGGCGACGGAGGAGTCGCACACGGTGGAGGAGTTCCTGGAGGGATCGTTTGGGTACGTGGGATTGAACTGGAGAGACCACGTGGTGATCGACAAGAGGTACCTGCGGCCGTCGGAGGTGGATAATCTGAAAGGGGATGCGAGCAAGGCGAAGAAGGTGCTGGGTTGGAAGCCGAAAGTCGGGTTTCAGCAGCTGGTGAAGATGATGGTGGACGAAGACGTTGAATTGGCTAAGAGGGAGAAGGTGCTTGTGGATGCTGGGTACATGGATGCTCAGCAACAGCCTTGA